Sequence from the Exiguobacterium aurantiacum genome:
GACGGTCGGGCTCGAGCCGAACATGGCACCGGCCATCGTTGACAACCCTTGGGCGACGAGCCCTTTCGGTGCGTCCGCATCCTTGCCAATGGCGCGCGTCTGATTCTGGATCAGGCTGATGTTCTCGATCAGCAAGACGAGCGTCAACACGCCGACGGCGACTAGGAAGATCGGTGACGCCGACTCGGCGAACGAGACGTTACCGAACACGGTGCCGAACGAGTCAAAGAACGGTGTGAGCGCGAACTCACCGGTCCAATCGAGCGTGCCCATGACGGCGCTCAAGCCGACCCCGAACGCGATCGTCCAGAGGAAACTGCTCGGCCCCATCTTCAAAAAGAGAAGGATGGCGACGAAGAGCGTCAGGAACGCGACCTGTACCGGCCGTTCCCCGAGATCTCCAATGTGAAGCAACGCCCCGCCACCGCCCGAGACGATCCCCGCCGCCTCGAGTCCGATCAAGATGAGGAACAGGCCGAGTCCGACCGTCAATCCGTCATGAATGATCGGTGGGAACGCGTTCGCCAGTTTCCGCGCCACCTTCGTCACCGTCAACAGGACGACGAGCGCCCCTGAGACGAACGAGACAGCGAGCGCGCCTTGCCAGCTCAGCCCCATCTGCAGGACGAGCGTGTACGTGAATAACGCGTTAATGCCCATCCCTGGTAACAGGAGCAGCGGCAAGTTGAACAGCCCTGCGATGAACGTTCCGATGATGCTTGTCAAAATCGCTCCGACGAGCGCTCCCTCGAACGGGAGTCCGGCTTGTGTCAAGATTGCCGCGTGAACGGCCGGGATGTATGCTGTCGCCAGAAAGTTCAGCACGCCCCCGTATGTTTCTGTTTTCCATTCTGTTTGTTTTGCCATAGGAATCAATCCTTTATTGGCACCCTCACCCACCCATGTGGTTATACACACGAGATTGATTATATCCTGTCTGACCTCTGACATACAAGCTATTATTGGTTCAAATCCATCTTTGGACCCAGTCATGAGACCTATTCGGACGAAAGGTTCAATTTCTAAAATAAGAACAAACGTTCTTGTTTTTAGCATCTTTTTTGAAGGGAATCTGCTATAATGAAGGAGCAGGTTAACGCAGCAATAGTGGGGTCAGCCGCCAAGTCCACAATGGAGGAAGGCGGTGGTGCGGATGGAACAACTATGGACCTGGGTCGGCGATTATGTGATCGTCCCGATCCTCGCTCCGATCATCGTTCATTTGGTTTTACACCAAACATCCGATCGTGCAACGTCTGAACGCACAAAAAAATGACCCCCTCGGCGCAATGAGATGGGTCACTTTCTGATTCACTAACCATTGTGGCGGCTGGGCCACTCTTGAAGTGGTAGCCTGTAAGCCAGAGGCCGGTGTGTCCAGCACCGGTCTCTTTCTACTTGCATCATACCATACTTGTTCCCATTTTTCAGTAACAGAAACGCGAAAACGGTGAAGTTGACGTGACGAATGGCAGTTGACCGTAAGACATCATTCGGAGATCAAGTTTCTTAGCCCGTTGTTCAACAGTTCGAGGCAGAGCGAAGCGCTTTGCCTTTTTTAGATTTCATTTATGACTCCTTTAAGAATTCTTTAAATCTGCCATCTACAATGAAGACAGTTCAAATTCTTAGGAGGTTCACAACCATGTATAATAAAGATTATTCAGTCATGTTCACAATCGAATCAGGGGTCGTTCTCATCCCGCTCGCAATTCTCGGTCTCATCACGTTACTCGTCTGGTCGTTTCGTAAGAAACATGTAAAAGTCGCGCAAACTCTTTTGCTTTTGTCATTCGGGATATACGTATTAGCTGTCCTTCACTTTGTCTTCTTCCCGATTGACGTCAATTTAGGAAAGTATGCGAACCAAGTACAATGGTGGAGAACGATTAATGTTATTCCGATTCTGACCATCGATGTGTATTCATTTGTGCTGAATGTCGTGATGTTCCTCCCGTTCGGCTGTTATCTTCCATTTTTAAAACCGTCGATCACGAAAAAAGAAGTACTTAAATTAGGATTTCAGTTTAGTCTGATCCTTGAACTGACTCAATTATTGGTGCGTACGACACTAGGCAGTGGACGAAGCACGGATGTGAATGATTTATTGGCAAATACGTTCGGAGCGCTCTTAGGGTTCTTACTCGTTCGCTTCGTCGTCCAATACGCCCCGTTCCGACGTTTATATCAGGCTTTCCAACTTTAATCAGCAAGGGAGTTTCAAGCATGACAAAAATCTTGTTAGTGGATGATGATGTCCAAATCGCAGAACTGATTGATGTGTATGTAAAGAATGACGGGTATCTCACGACGCTGGCGACCGACGGGGAAATGGCGCTTGCCTTGTTCAACCAAGAATCGTTTGACTTAATCATTTTAGATTGGATGATGCCTCGGATGGACGGGCTTGAGTTTTGTAAGCGGGTGCGCCAGACGAGTCAAATTCCAATCTTAATGGTCAGTGCCAAAGTGGGTGATCTGGATAAGATATTGGGATTGACGACAGGGGTCGATGACTACATCATCAAACCGTTCAATCCGCTCGAGTTGATGGCACGTGTTAAAGCATTGCTGCGCCGTTCAAACTATAATCGACCAAGCGAGTCCCCAAGTGTACAAGCTGGCCCATTCCTCATCGATCGAGCCAGTCACACCGTCACGATGCAAGAACAGACGATTCGATTGACGGCACGGGAATTTGAGATTTTGTATTTACTGGCGAAACATAAAGGCCGGGTCTATAGCTCTGAAGAGATATTTGAGACTGTCTGGCAAGAGCATGGCGTCGGGTCGAATCAGACGGTGATGGTTCATATCAGTAACATCCGCGAGAAATTACATGCTGTCGTGCCACATGAAGTCATCATTCATACGGTGTGGGGAGTGGGATATAAAATTGAGACATAATATATGGCGCGTCATAACGTTCGTCCCGATGTGGAAACGTCTGCTGTATGTGCTGATTGCGTTTGGGGTCGCCACCCTGAGCGGTGTTCTGTTACTGCCTGCCGTCTGGTACTTTGAAGAGTCATCACGATTTGTGGAGAGTCTGATCATCGTGTTGTCGTATTTCCGTGAAGGTGTGTTCTTCCTGTTTTATAGTTTGATGGTCGCCGTTTGTCTTGTGTTGATTTATCAATATGAGCGTAAACGGTATTTACAGTTTCACATTGAGCGGATGACGTCATTTGTCGAAGAACTCCACGCCGACCGTGATTCGGTTGAACAACCTGTCCCGCCAGAGCTAGAACGATTGATGGCAACCGTACGCGCCATCTCCGACAGTGCGGCAAAAGCGGAGCAGGAAGTGCTTCAAGCGGATCGTTTGAAACACGAGCTCGTGACGAACGTCGCCCACGACTTGCGCTCCCCGCTCACGTCGATCACGGGTTATCTTGACTTGATTCACAACGACCGTTACCGGGACGAGGTGGAATTGCGTCATTACATCCACGTCATTCATGAGAACGCGACCCATCTGAAAGGCTTGATTAACGATATCTTTGACTATACATTTCTACAAAACGACCGAATCGCCCTACAGACAAGTGAGGTCCGTCTCGATGAATTGCTCAATCAGCTCATCATGCAGTCGACGTTACGTCTCTCGGAAGTTGGAATGGAAGCTCGATTCAGCTCCTCAGCCGAACGGCCCATCGTTGAAGGCGATGCGTTGAAGCTCGTCTGTGTGTTCGAGAATATACTCGAAAATGCGATTCGTTACGGGCGTGACGGAACGTATATCGATACGTTCATGGAAGATACGGATGAAGCGGTTCTTATCAACATGACAAATTACGGCGAGGAAGCCATCCCCTCACGTGACATCCCTTACGTGTTTGAGCGATTTTTTAGAGTGGAAAAGTCACGCGCGCATTACACCGGTGGATCAGGTCTCGGTCTCGCTATTGCCAAATCCATCATCGACTTACATGAGGGCGAGATTCACGTAAGTAGTCAACCGAGGAAAACGACGTTCACAATCATTCTCCCAAAAGCCTCTCCTAATGCTGCACATGAAAAAGCGTGGCCCGTGTGACCTACACGTACCACGCTTTTTCGCATTTACATAATAGCTTATCGACTTCAAGCGTATGTCGGAGCGAGCGCCTCGAACCGATTTTAAAAGACGAGCCCACTCGCGTGATGCGATTGGGCTCGTCGATAATCGGGCCGTTAGTCCGGTGTTTTCATATCTTCCTCTACCGTATAGCGAGAGAACCACTTCAACATGGCTTCTGCCTCTTGTTTCGGGATGTCCTCGATCATCTCATTCGATAACAAGCCACCCCGGGTCGAGAACAGGACGTTACATACATCGAAACGGCGTTGGAGCGGCGTCTGTGTCACTTGGACCTGTTCGATCCGCGGCTTGTCCGTCAAGAATGAACTGACGTTGAAAGCCCCGGTCCGCAGCTCGATGAACTGACCATTGCGAGCGTAACGCGTCGTCATATAGCTCAACAGGCGACCGCCGATGATGATGGCCCACAGTAGGAGGAGCCACCAGGCATAATCGCGGAAGAAATACAGAACGACACCCGAGACGATGAGTCCGACCCAGCTGATGCGTAGCAGTTTGACCCAAAGCGAACGCTTCGGCAGACGATGGAGCGCGTCAGACCAGACGAACTGGCCAAAGTGCTCGTTCAACACATTCATCGCCCGCTCCCGTTTCACGAACGGGAGGATGGTCGACGACTCGTCTTTCAACTCGTCCATCGTCCCGGCTGCGACGAGTTCGACGCCGACGATATTGAACCAGCGTCTGATGAACGTTTCCTTGATCCGGACCGCTTGAATCTTTTCGTACGGGATTTCTTTGGCGGAACGGTT
This genomic interval carries:
- a CDS encoding NCS2 family permease, with product MAKQTEWKTETYGGVLNFLATAYIPAVHAAILTQAGLPFEGALVGAILTSIIGTFIAGLFNLPLLLLPGMGINALFTYTLVLQMGLSWQGALAVSFVSGALVVLLTVTKVARKLANAFPPIIHDGLTVGLGLFLILIGLEAAGIVSGGGGALLHIGDLGERPVQVAFLTLFVAILLFLKMGPSSFLWTIAFGVGLSAVMGTLDWTGEFALTPFFDSFGTVFGNVSFAESASPIFLVAVGVLTLVLLIENISLIQNQTRAIGKDADAPKGLVAQGLSTMAGAMFGSSPTVSTVEVAAGISVGARGGIASFVTSGLYVVSLLLLPLFAIIPVTAIAPVLIIIGMMMFQNVKHLPLDNWEHAFPAILVIIMIPFTYSIVDGIGLGFIAYTMIVLFKKGYRSLSPVVGVLTVLFLVFFSLPVWL
- a CDS encoding VanZ family protein; its protein translation is MYNKDYSVMFTIESGVVLIPLAILGLITLLVWSFRKKHVKVAQTLLLLSFGIYVLAVLHFVFFPIDVNLGKYANQVQWWRTINVIPILTIDVYSFVLNVVMFLPFGCYLPFLKPSITKKEVLKLGFQFSLILELTQLLVRTTLGSGRSTDVNDLLANTFGALLGFLLVRFVVQYAPFRRLYQAFQL
- a CDS encoding response regulator transcription factor, which gives rise to MTKILLVDDDVQIAELIDVYVKNDGYLTTLATDGEMALALFNQESFDLIILDWMMPRMDGLEFCKRVRQTSQIPILMVSAKVGDLDKILGLTTGVDDYIIKPFNPLELMARVKALLRRSNYNRPSESPSVQAGPFLIDRASHTVTMQEQTIRLTAREFEILYLLAKHKGRVYSSEEIFETVWQEHGVGSNQTVMVHISNIREKLHAVVPHEVIIHTVWGVGYKIET
- a CDS encoding sensor histidine kinase, with the translated sequence MWKRLLYVLIAFGVATLSGVLLLPAVWYFEESSRFVESLIIVLSYFREGVFFLFYSLMVAVCLVLIYQYERKRYLQFHIERMTSFVEELHADRDSVEQPVPPELERLMATVRAISDSAAKAEQEVLQADRLKHELVTNVAHDLRSPLTSITGYLDLIHNDRYRDEVELRHYIHVIHENATHLKGLINDIFDYTFLQNDRIALQTSEVRLDELLNQLIMQSTLRLSEVGMEARFSSSAERPIVEGDALKLVCVFENILENAIRYGRDGTYIDTFMEDTDEAVLINMTNYGEEAIPSRDIPYVFERFFRVEKSRAHYTGGSGLGLAIAKSIIDLHEGEIHVSSQPRKTTFTIILPKASPNAAHEKAWPV